A single Myxococcales bacterium DNA region contains:
- a CDS encoding DUF1538 domain-containing protein → MPHPRSRAPSALSNLGMAGVVSILWRYFREKALEQVKTVWFIIAYLVLFQVMVLNLPVIFGVTIALGIVIVVMGLTFFMEGLRLGLMPFGETIGSVLPKNSKLPLITVFSFLLGLGATFAEPAISVLKKAGVGVSATDAPLLYSLLNDFSGQLVAAVGIGVGVAVSLGILRFFYGWSLKRLLVPVVALLVAATLYAYLDPILNPVIGLAWDCGAVTTGPVTVPLVLALGIGVGRIVGTEDSGGAGFGVVTLASLFPIVAVLGLAMGHARAKDYYGAEHYQGPSLAVFAPREPAEANKRLVRKTNEPPLRFTEKEFREYQESRTLPERLHKYRTIYRGGQVTFEDGRIVHKNAEIVLEKKEEAGALERFVKRQTQHPWDARLAFAKEFRDAALVAAQAILPLCGFLLLTLSVVLRESLRRRDEIVLGVVFAVVGMTLFSFGLTLGLIPLGTQLGSNVPVTFAAIEPWGVSEAVAPIFENATTGKLVTMAFAFFLGYGATLAEPALNALGQTVENVTVGVLRKKLLMHVVAIGVGLGIAAGVAQLAFESLSLTALLVPPYVLLLLLTLISSDEFVNFAWDSAGVTTGPITVPLVLAMGLGIGQTMPGGRNGFGILALASVGPIITVLLVGLVVNRSRRINAAPIGEDAV, encoded by the coding sequence ATGCCCCACCCCCGATCTCGCGCCCCTTCCGCTTTGAGCAACCTCGGCATGGCCGGGGTGGTCTCGATCTTGTGGCGCTACTTCCGGGAGAAGGCACTCGAGCAGGTGAAGACCGTTTGGTTCATCATCGCCTACCTCGTTCTGTTCCAGGTGATGGTCCTGAACCTGCCTGTCATCTTTGGCGTTACGATCGCGCTTGGCATCGTCATCGTGGTGATGGGTCTGACCTTCTTCATGGAGGGACTGCGCCTGGGATTGATGCCGTTTGGAGAGACCATCGGATCGGTTCTGCCGAAGAACTCGAAGTTGCCGCTCATCACGGTGTTTTCCTTTTTGCTGGGGCTCGGCGCTACCTTCGCGGAGCCCGCGATCTCGGTGCTGAAGAAGGCCGGTGTCGGCGTCTCGGCCACGGACGCCCCTTTGCTCTACAGCCTTCTGAACGACTTTTCGGGTCAGCTCGTGGCTGCGGTCGGAATTGGCGTGGGCGTGGCGGTGAGTCTGGGCATCCTGCGATTTTTTTACGGGTGGTCCCTCAAGCGACTCCTGGTTCCCGTGGTTGCCCTCTTGGTGGCGGCCACCCTCTACGCCTACCTCGATCCGATCCTGAACCCGGTCATTGGCCTCGCTTGGGATTGCGGCGCTGTCACCACCGGCCCCGTCACTGTGCCCTTGGTACTGGCACTGGGCATTGGCGTGGGCCGCATCGTGGGTACGGAGGATTCGGGAGGGGCTGGCTTTGGCGTGGTCACCTTGGCTTCGTTGTTCCCCATTGTGGCTGTGCTGGGCTTGGCCATGGGGCACGCCCGAGCGAAGGACTACTATGGCGCCGAACATTACCAGGGGCCTTCCCTGGCGGTCTTTGCGCCAAGGGAGCCCGCGGAAGCCAACAAACGCTTGGTTCGAAAGACGAACGAGCCACCGCTGCGCTTCACCGAAAAAGAATTTCGAGAGTACCAGGAGTCCCGCACCTTGCCTGAGCGCCTGCACAAGTACCGCACGATTTATCGCGGGGGGCAAGTGACGTTCGAGGATGGCAGGATCGTGCACAAGAACGCGGAGATTGTGCTCGAGAAGAAGGAAGAGGCCGGCGCGCTGGAACGGTTCGTGAAACGACAAACGCAGCACCCTTGGGATGCTCGATTGGCCTTCGCCAAAGAGTTTCGGGATGCGGCGCTCGTCGCCGCGCAAGCCATTTTGCCACTGTGCGGCTTCTTGCTCCTCACTTTGTCGGTCGTGTTGAGGGAGAGTTTGCGCCGCCGTGACGAGATCGTGCTGGGCGTAGTGTTCGCTGTCGTGGGCATGACGCTCTTCAGTTTCGGGCTTACGCTGGGACTCATTCCCTTGGGCACGCAACTCGGAAGCAATGTGCCAGTCACGTTCGCAGCCATCGAGCCTTGGGGCGTGTCGGAGGCTGTGGCCCCGATATTCGAAAACGCCACGACGGGCAAGCTCGTGACCATGGCGTTCGCCTTTTTCTTGGGCTACGGCGCCACCTTGGCCGAGCCGGCCTTGAACGCACTGGGGCAAACCGTCGAGAACGTGACCGTGGGGGTCCTTCGCAAAAAGTTGTTGATGCATGTCGTGGCGATCGGGGTAGGCCTCGGCATCGCAGCGGGCGTGGCACAGCTGGCGTTCGAGTCGCTGAGCCTCACGGCGCTTTTGGTGCCGCCCTACGTGCTGCTGCTCCTTTTGACTCTGATCTCTTCCGATGAGTTCGTGAATTTCGCGTGGGACAGCGCTGGCGTCACCACGGGGCCCATCACGGTCCCCCTCGTGCTCGCCATGGGACTGGGTATCGGGCAAACCATGCCAGGGGGGCGAAACGGGTTCGGTATTTTGGCTCTGGCCTCGGTGGGACCCATCATCACGGTGCTCCTGGTAGGCCTCGTCGTCAACCGCTCGCGGCGCATCAACGCTGCACCCATTGGGGAAGATGCCGTTTGA
- a CDS encoding fructosamine kinase family protein, protein MNAHPEALASALATTLGSAVRALVGVSGGDINDAFEAELASGERLFVKTHRQAPAGMFAAEAAGLDWLAEAKALRVPKVRAVADEDLGSGAAFRFLALEHIPRGRPGPEFDEALGRGLAALHRAGAPGFGWWRDNFIGTLPQANVAASASTWAAFYRARRLEPLVQRAHAAGTLGASDLHAFDDLYDRLDELVGPAEPPARLHGDLWAGNHLADADGQPVIFDPSVYGGHREVDLALMRLFGGYGPRVFAAYHEAHPLARGHEERVALYQLYPLLVHLNLFGSTYGGQLRAALRAACRI, encoded by the coding sequence GTGAACGCTCACCCCGAGGCCCTGGCCTCAGCCTTGGCCACGACGCTCGGCTCCGCCGTGCGCGCCTTGGTTGGCGTGAGCGGAGGCGACATCAACGACGCCTTCGAGGCGGAGCTTGCGTCGGGTGAACGCCTCTTCGTCAAAACACACCGCCAGGCGCCCGCGGGCATGTTCGCGGCGGAAGCCGCAGGGCTGGACTGGCTCGCCGAGGCCAAAGCGCTGCGCGTGCCCAAGGTCCGCGCCGTCGCGGACGAGGACCTGGGCAGCGGCGCCGCGTTCCGCTTCTTGGCCCTCGAGCACATCCCGCGCGGGCGCCCCGGGCCGGAGTTCGACGAGGCCTTGGGCCGAGGGCTTGCGGCGCTTCATCGCGCGGGTGCGCCGGGCTTCGGCTGGTGGCGCGACAACTTCATCGGCACCCTGCCGCAGGCCAACGTTGCGGCCTCGGCCTCCACGTGGGCGGCGTTTTACCGCGCGCGCCGGCTCGAGCCGCTCGTGCAGAGGGCGCACGCCGCCGGGACGCTCGGGGCGTCCGACCTGCACGCCTTCGATGACCTCTACGACCGTCTGGACGAGCTCGTCGGCCCTGCCGAGCCCCCGGCCCGCCTGCACGGAGATCTGTGGGCCGGCAACCACCTTGCCGACGCCGACGGGCAGCCCGTGATCTTCGACCCCTCCGTTTACGGAGGCCACCGTGAGGTCGACCTGGCCCTGATGCGCCTGTTTGGAGGTTACGGCCCCCGGGTCTTCGCCGCCTACCACGAAGCCCACCCGCTGGCGCGGGGGCACGAAGAGCGCGTCGCGCTCTACCAGCTTTATCCTCTACTGGTACACCTCAACCTTTTCGGCAGCACCTACGGGGGACAGCTCCGCGCGGCCTTGCGGGCTGCGTGTCGCATTTAG
- a CDS encoding adenylyl-sulfate kinase, translating to MVIVGHVDHGKSTIVGRLLADTNALPEGKLEAVRRECLRTDKPFEYAFLLDALSDEQDQGITIDTARVFFKTNARDYIIIDAPGHIEFLKNMISGAARAEAAVLVIDAKEGVRENSRRHGYILSMLGIRQVVVCVNKMDLVNFDEAVFRRIEQEYRAFLTEIGAVSPERFIPISGMQGDNLASRSDKTPWYDGPTLLEMLDTFQKAPPKVDRPLRMPVQAVYKFTNQGDDRRIIAGRIESGRVKVGDKVVFTPSNKITYVKSIEGFNTESRDEVEAGWSTGFTLAEELYITRGQVMSHVERAPLVSTRLRANIIWLGRKSFEPGRDYKLKLHTAAVPVRIHRINKVIDASEAGSQLDKRRVDRHDVADLVLETQSPVAFDTVGDNEASGRFVIVDGYEIAGGGIIVSAEEEERDELRFEARMRDFHWVKGGVTASQRAERHGHPAALVMFVGGAKTGKHGYARALENALFESGRNAYMLDGTNVLLGIDADLHFVDATQRELVRRFAEVAHLLLDAGMLVVSTTNAIGLADYADVQALLGDATSIVVDVDPEGKSTAPCDLRIRGNEPEAQVIAQIVDLLGKRQITQG from the coding sequence ATCGTCATCGTTGGCCACGTCGACCACGGCAAAAGCACCATCGTGGGCCGTTTGCTGGCGGATACGAATGCGTTGCCCGAAGGCAAGCTCGAAGCCGTACGCCGCGAGTGTCTGCGCACCGACAAGCCCTTCGAGTATGCCTTCTTGCTCGACGCGCTTTCGGACGAGCAAGACCAGGGCATCACGATCGACACGGCCCGCGTGTTCTTCAAGACCAACGCCCGGGACTACATCATCATCGATGCGCCCGGGCACATCGAGTTTCTCAAGAACATGATCTCGGGCGCGGCCCGCGCCGAGGCGGCGGTGCTGGTCATCGACGCCAAGGAAGGTGTGCGCGAGAACAGCCGCCGCCACGGTTACATTCTTTCGATGCTGGGCATCCGGCAGGTCGTGGTGTGCGTCAACAAGATGGACCTCGTCAACTTCGACGAGGCCGTGTTCCGGCGCATCGAGCAGGAATACCGGGCGTTTCTCACGGAGATTGGCGCCGTATCCCCCGAGCGCTTCATTCCGATCTCCGGCATGCAGGGCGACAACCTTGCGTCCCGCAGCGACAAAACTCCCTGGTACGACGGGCCCACGCTGCTCGAGATGCTCGACACCTTTCAAAAGGCCCCGCCGAAGGTGGATCGCCCCCTGCGCATGCCCGTGCAGGCCGTCTACAAGTTCACCAACCAGGGTGACGATCGCCGCATCATCGCGGGCCGCATCGAATCGGGCCGGGTGAAGGTGGGCGACAAGGTCGTCTTTACGCCCTCGAACAAGATCACCTACGTCAAGAGCATCGAGGGCTTCAACACGGAGTCGCGCGACGAGGTCGAGGCGGGTTGGTCCACGGGCTTCACGCTCGCCGAAGAGCTCTACATCACGCGCGGCCAGGTGATGAGCCACGTGGAGCGGGCGCCGCTCGTCAGCACGCGGCTGCGTGCAAACATCATCTGGCTGGGCCGCAAGTCCTTCGAGCCGGGCCGGGATTACAAGCTCAAGCTGCACACGGCCGCTGTGCCGGTGCGCATCCACCGCATCAATAAGGTCATCGACGCCTCCGAGGCGGGCAGCCAGCTCGACAAGCGCCGCGTGGACCGGCACGACGTGGCCGATCTCGTGCTGGAGACGCAAAGCCCTGTCGCGTTCGACACCGTGGGCGACAACGAGGCCAGCGGCCGCTTCGTCATCGTCGATGGGTATGAGATCGCCGGTGGCGGCATCATCGTTTCGGCTGAGGAAGAAGAGCGCGACGAGCTGCGCTTCGAGGCGCGCATGCGCGACTTCCATTGGGTCAAGGGCGGCGTGACCGCCAGCCAGCGGGCAGAACGCCATGGTCACCCCGCGGCGCTCGTGATGTTCGTGGGCGGGGCAAAGACGGGCAAACACGGCTACGCCCGCGCACTCGAGAACGCCCTGTTCGAGAGCGGCCGGAACGCGTACATGCTGGACGGCACCAACGTGCTTTTGGGCATCGATGCCGATCTGCACTTCGTCGACGCCACCCAGCGCGAACTGGTGCGCCGCTTCGCCGAGGTTGCTCACCTTTTGCTCGACGCGGGCATGCTGGTGGTCTCCACCACCAACGCCATCGGGCTGGCGGACTACGCCGACGTGCAAGCGCTGCTCGGCGATGCCACGAGCATCGTGGTGGACGTCGATCCCGAAGGCAAGAGCACGGCCCCCTGTGACCTTCGTATCCGGGGCAACGAGCCCGAGGCGCAGGTGATCGCCCAAATCGTCGACCTCCTTGGCAAGCGGCAAATCACGCAGGGCTGA
- the cysD gene encoding sulfate adenylyltransferase subunit CysD yields the protein MDHLDQLEQQSVYILREAYKHFERLCMLWSIGKDSTVLLWLARKAFFGHVPFPLVHIDTSFKLPEMIAYRDRLALEYKLQMVVGQNKDVLASKRTFPDTQDLPEGHPDKVSRVDCCGQLKSGALRGTLHGTLPRMRMNLKTGQYDPDPDSQPYTGVIVGARADEEGSRSKERYFSPRDKNNAWDVGDQPPEFWNQFKTDFSPGTHVRIHPLLDWTELNIWEYIQRENIPTVSLYYDQGSGKRYRSLGCGPCQAPIDSTSKNVDDVIVELKSGKLKNVAERSGRLQDGKHGLEELRRGGYM from the coding sequence ATGGATCATCTGGACCAACTGGAACAACAGAGTGTTTACATCCTGCGCGAGGCCTACAAGCACTTCGAGCGCCTCTGTATGTTGTGGTCGATCGGCAAGGACTCCACGGTGCTGTTGTGGCTGGCGCGCAAGGCCTTCTTCGGCCACGTGCCCTTCCCGCTCGTGCACATCGACACGAGCTTCAAGCTGCCCGAGATGATCGCTTACCGCGACCGCCTGGCGCTCGAGTACAAGCTGCAGATGGTCGTGGGCCAAAACAAGGACGTGCTCGCCTCCAAGCGAACCTTTCCCGACACCCAGGACCTGCCCGAAGGGCACCCGGACAAGGTCTCCCGGGTGGATTGCTGCGGTCAGCTCAAAAGTGGAGCCCTGCGCGGCACGCTCCACGGCACCCTGCCCCGCATGCGGATGAACCTGAAGACCGGGCAGTACGACCCAGACCCCGATTCCCAGCCGTACACGGGCGTCATCGTCGGGGCTCGTGCCGATGAGGAAGGCAGCCGCTCGAAAGAGCGTTACTTCTCGCCCCGCGACAAAAACAACGCCTGGGACGTCGGCGACCAGCCACCCGAGTTCTGGAATCAATTCAAGACGGACTTCTCGCCGGGCACCCACGTGCGCATCCACCCGCTGCTCGACTGGACCGAGCTCAACATCTGGGAGTACATCCAGCGCGAGAACATCCCCACCGTGTCGCTCTACTACGACCAGGGCAGCGGCAAGCGCTACCGCAGCCTCGGGTGCGGTCCGTGCCAGGCCCCGATCGACAGCACCTCGAAGAACGTGGACGACGTCATCGTGGAGCTCAAGAGCGGGAAGCTCAAAAACGTGGCCGAACGATCGGGCCGTCTGCAGGACGGTAAACACGGTTTGGAAGAGCTCCGCCGCGGCGGGTACATGTAA
- a CDS encoding twin-arginine translocase TatA/TatE family subunit → MTEITVVLVLALVFLGPKKLPELASGLGKMIREIKKMTAGVKEEIQLDENIRKPFEELREAMALPAEELKRRDEWKAEWERRQKEEEERSVEAQASGSSGEVSGDDHADLESEGLASDQSSDDGPVAAEEHHETGASTASVAPAPRALAEGISSSSHRTADPALAKTTLPSASATGTDRTLAALGPDASDKTLVAPLPVAAPPPEAPVAPVRPPAPLPPSNLGLPAAPRLPTAPPRGAVAVGGRTMIGVPPAAAVSTPPSRPTPPPPPPASMAVRLPAPKVPGRTVPAPETPVRAPDEDEV, encoded by the coding sequence ATGACCGAAATCACCGTGGTGCTCGTTTTGGCCCTGGTGTTTCTGGGTCCCAAGAAGCTTCCCGAGCTGGCGTCAGGCCTCGGAAAGATGATTCGGGAAATCAAGAAGATGACGGCGGGGGTGAAGGAAGAGATCCAGCTCGACGAGAACATTCGCAAGCCTTTCGAGGAGCTTCGCGAAGCCATGGCGCTTCCTGCAGAAGAGCTCAAGCGCCGCGATGAATGGAAAGCCGAGTGGGAGCGCCGCCAAAAGGAAGAGGAAGAGCGCAGCGTCGAGGCCCAGGCGAGCGGGTCGAGCGGCGAGGTCAGCGGAGACGATCACGCCGATCTCGAAAGCGAGGGGTTGGCCTCTGACCAGAGCTCTGACGACGGCCCCGTTGCCGCCGAAGAGCACCACGAAACCGGTGCCTCAACCGCGTCTGTTGCGCCGGCGCCACGGGCGCTCGCCGAGGGGATCTCGTCGTCCTCGCACCGCACGGCCGACCCCGCGTTGGCAAAGACCACGCTGCCGTCCGCGTCTGCCACAGGCACTGACCGCACCCTTGCCGCGCTGGGGCCCGACGCCTCGGACAAAACTCTCGTCGCCCCCCTGCCGGTGGCGGCCCCGCCCCCGGAGGCGCCGGTCGCCCCCGTCCGTCCGCCGGCCCCGCTGCCGCCCTCCAACCTGGGGCTGCCGGCAGCACCGCGTCTGCCCACCGCGCCTCCCCGCGGTGCCGTGGCCGTGGGCGGAAGGACGATGATAGGTGTGCCTCCTGCGGCCGCCGTCAGCACGCCACCGTCCCGGCCCACCCCACCGCCTCCGCCCCCGGCGTCCATGGCGGTGCGCTTGCCGGCCCCCAAGGTTCCCGGGCGCACCGTGCCCGCCCCTGAAACGCCCGTGCGCGCGCCGGACGAAGACGAGGTTTGA
- a CDS encoding DUF488 family protein, translated as MPVRTRRFNDPAEPDDGYRLLVTRYRPRGVSKSEESWDDWWPHLGPSRDLHAAFWGKNGAPPLDFATYEHRFLQEMQAQTFHLRALIHRHKAGETITLLCSSACSDESRCHRSILRRLIESR; from the coding sequence ATGCCGGTCCGCACGCGCCGCTTCAACGATCCTGCAGAACCCGACGACGGGTATCGTCTGCTGGTCACGCGCTACCGACCGCGGGGGGTGAGCAAGAGCGAGGAAAGCTGGGATGATTGGTGGCCTCACCTTGGACCAAGCCGCGACCTGCACGCGGCTTTCTGGGGCAAAAACGGGGCTCCCCCCCTGGATTTCGCCACCTACGAGCACCGCTTCTTGCAAGAAATGCAGGCGCAAACCTTCCACCTGCGGGCGCTCATCCATCGGCACAAGGCGGGCGAAACGATCACCCTGCTTTGTTCCTCGGCGTGTAGCGACGAGAGCCGGTGCCACCGCAGCATTCTGCGTCGCTTGATCGAGAGTCGTTGA
- a CDS encoding caspase family protein — protein sequence MTWWRRLKLRRRKGGGATAFLFLLMVVLAAGIVSERSARAEAGETDVFRYAVVVGANAAPQGRATLRYAHRDADAFAEVLAETGGFPRKNVIVLRDPEPKVVLDAVERGLVQAASHADRQALLVFFYSGHANANELYPGGKPLPVAQLQAKLSDGRAAVRLGIIDACRGGGWTGSKGLAPAEPFDVDLPSALSSEGAILIASSSGVENAHESELLQGSFFTHHWIAALRGAGDANEDGTITAHEAFAYARALTVKDTARLAGEPQHPSFRMDLKGRDELELASLARHRSLLVVTQRQGPLEVTDLRSGTRLLETEAGPRRLRLALPPGSFLVRRHRGSRIFALEVNIAARRDAWLDENELLELETERLGHKGLETAFTPEAAWDLQIALGVRHAPVIDPGLRIANPTSGATALLRLSYGLSPRWHIALPLAVAYSAVLTPRFQTVGWLGVPVVGGARGGDGRLVVSTLAGLGSDFRWFGLPGFDAANLTVSLLSSGEWQSAQQMELKAWTAVGTAGGSWNLRGVVTLNFGVALAKSFVRQGKSDGLSELWSRKGTVWAVGSVQRVGLRPLPLVGLRLTEVWSLEGHVTVAYLPDTERFEETYLVGTAASF from the coding sequence ATGACCTGGTGGCGGCGCTTGAAGCTGCGCCGGCGCAAGGGGGGCGGAGCGACGGCTTTTCTCTTCCTCCTGATGGTGGTGCTTGCGGCTGGAATCGTGTCTGAACGCTCCGCCAGGGCGGAGGCGGGTGAGACCGACGTGTTTCGCTACGCCGTGGTGGTGGGAGCGAACGCGGCTCCCCAGGGGCGTGCCACACTGAGGTACGCGCATCGGGACGCAGACGCGTTCGCCGAGGTCTTGGCCGAGACGGGCGGGTTTCCTCGCAAGAACGTCATCGTTCTTCGAGACCCGGAGCCCAAGGTGGTGCTGGATGCCGTCGAGCGTGGCTTGGTGCAGGCGGCTTCGCACGCCGATCGCCAGGCGCTGCTCGTGTTCTTCTATTCGGGGCACGCCAACGCGAACGAACTTTATCCCGGAGGCAAACCCCTGCCCGTGGCGCAGTTGCAGGCGAAGCTCTCCGATGGGCGCGCCGCCGTGCGGTTGGGCATCATCGATGCCTGTCGGGGGGGCGGCTGGACAGGAAGCAAGGGTCTTGCTCCTGCGGAGCCTTTCGATGTCGATTTGCCGTCGGCGCTCAGCAGTGAAGGCGCCATTCTCATCGCCTCCAGCTCGGGCGTCGAGAACGCTCACGAGTCGGAGCTCCTCCAAGGATCATTCTTTACGCACCACTGGATCGCGGCGCTTCGAGGCGCGGGCGACGCCAACGAAGACGGAACGATCACGGCCCACGAAGCCTTCGCCTATGCGCGCGCTCTGACGGTCAAGGATACGGCGCGCTTGGCGGGAGAGCCTCAGCATCCCAGCTTCCGCATGGACCTCAAGGGCCGAGACGAACTCGAGCTTGCTTCCCTGGCGCGCCACCGTTCGCTGCTGGTGGTCACACAAAGACAAGGTCCCCTGGAGGTCACGGACCTTCGATCGGGGACCCGCTTGCTCGAGACCGAAGCAGGTCCACGCCGCCTGCGCTTGGCTCTGCCGCCCGGAAGCTTTCTGGTGCGGCGCCACCGAGGTTCTCGTATCTTCGCCCTCGAGGTCAACATCGCCGCGCGCCGAGATGCCTGGCTCGATGAGAACGAGTTGCTCGAGCTCGAGACCGAGAGGCTCGGACACAAGGGCCTCGAAACGGCGTTCACGCCCGAAGCCGCCTGGGACCTGCAGATCGCCTTGGGGGTGAGGCACGCTCCCGTGATCGACCCGGGCCTGCGTATCGCCAACCCCACCTCGGGCGCCACGGCGCTCCTGCGCCTGAGCTACGGCTTGTCTCCGCGCTGGCACATCGCTTTGCCGCTGGCCGTTGCGTATAGCGCCGTCCTGACCCCACGCTTCCAGACGGTGGGGTGGTTGGGCGTGCCTGTCGTCGGCGGCGCGCGGGGAGGCGATGGTCGCCTCGTGGTGTCGACGTTGGCGGGGCTCGGATCGGACTTTCGTTGGTTTGGACTTCCCGGCTTCGACGCTGCCAATCTTACAGTTTCGCTGCTCAGTTCTGGCGAGTGGCAAAGTGCGCAGCAGATGGAGCTGAAGGCGTGGACCGCGGTGGGCACGGCAGGCGGCTCGTGGAACCTACGGGGCGTCGTGACGCTGAACTTCGGTGTCGCGCTGGCAAAGTCATTCGTGAGACAGGGAAAGAGCGACGGGCTCTCCGAGCTTTGGTCCCGCAAGGGGACCGTGTGGGCGGTAGGGTCCGTTCAACGTGTGGGGCTACGGCCCCTTCCTCTCGTGGGATTGCGTCTGACCGAGGTTTGGAGTCTGGAGGGCCACGTCACGGTGGCCTACCTGCCCGATACCGAGCGCTTCGAGGAGACCTACCTCGTGGGAACGGCGGCCTCGTTCTGA
- a CDS encoding sigma-70 family RNA polymerase sigma factor gives MIPTLEDAYRQYFPMIQAKCARMLGNGEDARDVAQETFVRFWQARDALRVPEAAVGWVYRTATHLAIDRVRARKVTTDLEALSASDANPEEESHARRTLLALSKVLSKNEMEVALLLRGDGMSQAEVAEVMGISERTVRRIVNQLDASLARFAAAQEACP, from the coding sequence ATGATCCCCACCCTGGAAGATGCCTACAGGCAGTACTTTCCCATGATTCAGGCCAAGTGCGCCCGCATGCTGGGCAACGGGGAAGATGCGCGCGACGTGGCCCAAGAGACCTTCGTGAGGTTCTGGCAGGCCCGCGACGCGCTCCGTGTTCCTGAAGCTGCGGTGGGTTGGGTCTACCGGACCGCCACGCATCTCGCGATCGATCGCGTGAGGGCCCGCAAGGTCACCACCGACCTCGAAGCGCTGAGCGCGTCGGATGCGAACCCCGAAGAGGAAAGCCATGCGCGAAGAACCCTGCTCGCTTTGTCCAAGGTGTTATCCAAAAATGAGATGGAGGTTGCCTTGCTTCTCCGCGGAGACGGCATGAGTCAGGCCGAGGTGGCAGAAGTCATGGGCATCAGTGAACGGACGGTCCGCCGCATCGTGAATCAACTGGACGCGAGCCTCGCCCGCTTCGCGGCTGCCCAGGAGGCCTGCCCATGA
- a CDS encoding P-II family nitrogen regulator codes for MNEVIGSGAAQAMTVNARGTLIQDRWYQSFLPAISPEQEILYFLVPNEDVDRLMEQIVMVGQLRLFGAGSIFAVDCEEFVCTKDFPLWQTGQYAFEPVSFAIKFKADLVNLVHVTDRGSGEVVARAALRAGAQGATITYVRGYGLRDRLGLLRITKSHDKELITVVVDQYDKDPVFEAMSVAGRVAQPGRGLIFQLPVSKGLTNLASVFQPNKHSASIQQMVRAIDDLHGGTDWRARQLMVRDPRANEFSASRRGVSKDLKMLNVVSLRKDTEVLLNHLLDYGVSGASVSNWRFTGASSEQTPLARRSNREFGCISLIVNPHALRALCASR; via the coding sequence TTGAACGAGGTCATCGGCTCGGGCGCCGCGCAAGCCATGACAGTGAACGCCCGCGGTACCTTGATTCAGGATCGTTGGTATCAATCGTTCCTGCCCGCCATCTCACCCGAACAAGAGATTTTGTACTTCCTCGTTCCCAACGAAGACGTCGATAGGTTGATGGAGCAGATAGTGATGGTGGGCCAGCTGCGCTTGTTCGGTGCCGGCTCTATTTTCGCGGTAGACTGCGAGGAATTCGTTTGTACGAAGGACTTCCCGCTGTGGCAGACGGGACAGTACGCCTTCGAGCCCGTTTCCTTCGCAATCAAGTTCAAGGCCGATCTCGTCAACCTGGTGCATGTCACCGATCGCGGCTCCGGTGAGGTCGTGGCGCGGGCCGCACTGAGAGCCGGTGCTCAAGGGGCCACTATCACCTACGTACGCGGCTATGGCCTGCGCGACAGGCTGGGATTGCTCCGGATCACCAAGAGTCACGACAAAGAGCTCATCACCGTCGTCGTAGATCAGTACGATAAAGACCCTGTGTTCGAGGCCATGTCGGTTGCAGGGCGCGTGGCGCAGCCTGGGCGTGGTCTCATATTTCAGCTCCCCGTCAGCAAAGGCCTCACCAACCTGGCCAGCGTGTTTCAACCCAACAAGCATTCGGCCAGCATTCAGCAAATGGTGCGCGCGATCGATGATCTTCACGGGGGTACGGACTGGCGCGCCCGACAACTGATGGTGCGCGATCCACGGGCGAATGAGTTTTCTGCCTCCCGGCGGGGCGTTAGCAAGGATCTGAAAATGCTGAACGTGGTCTCGTTGCGAAAGGATACGGAGGTCCTCTTGAATCATTTGCTCGACTACGGCGTCTCGGGTGCCAGCGTCAGCAATTGGCGGTTCACCGGCGCTAGCAGCGAGCAGACCCCATTGGCCCGAAGAAGCAACCGTGAGTTCGGGTGCATTAGCCTGATTGTCAACCCGCACGCCCTGCGTGCGCTATGCGCCAGTCGCTGA